One genomic segment of Leptospira kirschneri serovar Cynopteri str. 3522 CT includes these proteins:
- a CDS encoding aminopeptidase yields MLEPKFNFFTSINKRKSKTTIRFYNILFLTLLCFTFENCVSYLWHLGTGQLDILLKRKSIQSVLQDPNTKEELKIKLQEVETFREYGIKELSLNPSAGFKSFVQLDRKEIGWHVTACYPLKLESYTWWFPIAGTVPYKGYFDLDKTKEEEKELQKKGLDTRIRITAGYSTLGWFEDPIFSSQLEDTKPYEVASLVFHEMAHATVYFPGDSIFNESYASFVEEEGTFHFLESVEGKDSPIKKEILLKKEESQKLKKLLVSTANKLRTLYDSNLNDEKKFEGKKRILEEFKNSLLVSKEEFKTIRIEKLASKNWNNEDFVGYLRYHSGSDFFYKEFEKADRNFSKFQERMKNLIDLSIEERKTLLQTKPAQK; encoded by the coding sequence ATGTTAGAACCTAAATTCAATTTTTTTACTTCTATAAACAAACGTAAATCTAAAACTACAATTCGATTCTATAATATCTTATTCTTAACTTTACTTTGTTTCACGTTCGAAAATTGTGTAAGTTATCTTTGGCATTTAGGAACCGGACAACTAGACATTTTATTAAAACGAAAATCCATTCAATCCGTTCTACAAGATCCCAATACAAAAGAAGAATTAAAAATCAAATTACAAGAAGTAGAAACATTCCGAGAATACGGAATCAAAGAACTATCCCTCAATCCTTCTGCTGGTTTTAAATCTTTTGTTCAATTGGATCGAAAAGAAATCGGTTGGCACGTAACCGCTTGTTATCCTCTTAAATTGGAATCTTATACTTGGTGGTTTCCGATTGCCGGAACCGTTCCTTATAAAGGTTACTTTGATTTGGACAAAACAAAGGAAGAAGAAAAAGAACTACAAAAAAAAGGATTGGATACTAGAATCCGAATCACGGCGGGGTATTCCACTTTGGGCTGGTTTGAAGATCCTATTTTTTCTTCTCAGCTTGAGGACACAAAACCTTATGAAGTCGCCTCACTTGTATTTCACGAAATGGCGCACGCCACCGTTTATTTTCCGGGAGATTCTATCTTTAACGAGAGTTATGCGAGTTTTGTAGAAGAAGAAGGAACCTTTCATTTTTTGGAATCTGTAGAAGGTAAAGATAGTCCGATCAAAAAAGAAATCCTTTTAAAAAAAGAAGAATCTCAAAAATTAAAAAAACTTTTGGTTTCCACGGCAAACAAATTACGCACGTTATACGATTCGAATCTAAACGACGAAAAAAAATTTGAAGGTAAAAAAAGAATCCTGGAGGAATTCAAAAACTCTCTACTTGTTTCCAAAGAAGAATTCAAAACGATTCGTATAGAAAAATTAGCCTCTAAAAATTGGAACAACGAAGATTTTGTAGGTTATCTTCGTTATCATTCCGGTTCAGATTTTTTTTATAAAGAGTTTGAAAAAGCAGACCGTAATTTCTCAAAATTTCAGGAAAGGATGAAAAATCTCATCGATCTTTCCATCGAAGAACGTAAGACACTGCTTCAAACAAAACCCGCTCAGAAATGA
- a CDS encoding S1C family serine protease codes for MEWIRSLPVFNGILLAVLILILIFPKDCSLSSIFYGKKPISPREQKSAIEIQNSFRNVYRLAKDSVVSIRTKKSESITSPYHYFDFRNERLASFGSGFFVHEKGYIVTNYHVIEDAESIEVITSNGSVHPAKYIGSHERADIALLKIREGSGLRAVVFGDSDRIEVGDWAIAIGSPFGLERSFSVGVVSAKYREDLDETGQTHIQTDSMINPGSSGGPLLNIYGEVIGINRLIRSETGRNSGIGFAIPSNYALKIIRMIESNQGRHIRSAILGVMATVPLPDHRIALGIPESWNGVLVYDMDPQSSAELGGIKRYDFILEANGIQIKNINDLREQVGIVGLGGKIKLRIYREKSMQELSVKLIQK; via the coding sequence ATGGAATGGATACGTTCTCTCCCCGTCTTTAACGGAATTCTTTTAGCCGTTCTGATTTTGATTCTGATTTTTCCAAAGGATTGTTCGTTGTCTTCTATTTTCTATGGTAAAAAACCGATCAGCCCTAGAGAACAGAAGAGCGCGATCGAAATTCAAAATTCTTTTAGAAATGTTTATCGTCTTGCAAAGGATTCCGTGGTTTCCATTCGAACAAAAAAAAGTGAATCGATTACAAGTCCTTATCACTATTTTGATTTTAGAAACGAAAGACTCGCTTCTTTTGGGAGCGGATTTTTTGTTCATGAAAAAGGTTATATAGTCACGAACTATCACGTGATCGAAGACGCGGAAAGTATAGAAGTAATTACTTCCAACGGAAGCGTTCATCCCGCAAAATATATAGGAAGTCACGAAAGGGCAGACATCGCACTTTTAAAAATCAGGGAAGGTTCTGGATTGCGCGCGGTTGTATTTGGAGATTCGGATCGGATTGAAGTAGGAGACTGGGCGATAGCGATTGGTTCTCCTTTTGGTTTAGAACGTTCCTTTAGCGTAGGAGTTGTTTCGGCCAAATATAGGGAGGATTTAGATGAGACCGGACAGACTCATATTCAAACCGATAGTATGATCAATCCGGGTAGCAGTGGCGGACCTCTTTTGAATATCTACGGAGAAGTTATCGGAATCAACCGATTGATTCGAAGTGAAACTGGTCGTAACTCCGGTATCGGTTTTGCAATTCCAAGCAACTATGCTTTGAAGATTATACGAATGATAGAGTCCAATCAAGGCAGACATATTCGTTCCGCGATTTTAGGAGTGATGGCAACTGTTCCACTTCCGGATCATAGAATTGCTCTTGGAATTCCAGAGTCTTGGAATGGGGTTCTCGTTTATGATATGGATCCACAGTCTTCTGCTGAATTAGGTGGAATTAAACGTTACGATTTTATTCTAGAAGCGAATGGAATACAGATCAAAAATATTAATGATTTACGAGAACAGGTTGGAATAGTAGGACTTGGGGGCAAGATCAAGCTACGTATCTACCGGGAAAAATCGATGCAGGAACTTTCGGTAAAGTTGATTCAGAAATAA
- a CDS encoding pyridoxal phosphate-dependent aminotransferase, which yields MRRNIVHSGADALIYEIRQIVAVAKKLEALGLQITYENIGDPILKGESIPDWMKEIVSNLILKDKSWAYTATQGYEPTRKFLAEKVNERRGAQITADDLLFFNGLGDAVAKIFGFMRREARVLGPSPAYSTISSAEAAHSGYEHLTYNLLPEHNWMPDLEDMENKVKYNDSIAGILLINPDNPTGAVYDKSLMKKIVAICEKYDLMLICDETYAHVNYSDHGPLHLSEVIGDKVPGMALRSISKEFPWPGGRCGWLEIFNKEKDPVFSRYVKSLLDAKMLEVCSTTLPQMAIPEVYSHPGFIPHLKRRNEKFKKRAHVATEYFAGLKGVKVVEPKGAFYLTVAFDDGVLNSFMKLNVENKKADQFIQPLLASAANDRRFVYYLLASTGICVVPLSAFCTLKDGFRVTLLEENEEKFNWIYKTLRDKIGEYIASA from the coding sequence ATGAGAAGAAACATCGTTCACAGCGGAGCAGACGCTCTGATCTATGAAATCAGACAGATCGTAGCCGTCGCAAAAAAATTAGAAGCACTGGGGCTTCAGATTACTTACGAAAACATAGGAGATCCCATCTTAAAAGGAGAATCGATTCCAGATTGGATGAAAGAAATAGTTTCCAATCTGATCTTAAAAGACAAATCCTGGGCTTATACGGCCACACAAGGATATGAACCAACTCGTAAGTTCTTAGCAGAAAAAGTGAACGAAAGGAGAGGCGCTCAGATTACAGCGGACGATCTTTTGTTTTTTAATGGACTGGGAGACGCGGTCGCAAAAATTTTCGGTTTTATGAGAAGAGAGGCGAGGGTATTAGGACCAAGCCCGGCGTATTCTACGATTTCTTCTGCGGAAGCGGCGCATAGCGGATATGAACACCTAACGTATAACTTACTTCCGGAGCACAATTGGATGCCGGATCTAGAGGATATGGAAAACAAGGTGAAATACAATGATTCTATAGCTGGAATTTTACTAATCAATCCAGATAATCCTACCGGTGCAGTATATGATAAAAGTTTAATGAAAAAGATAGTGGCGATCTGCGAAAAATACGATCTGATGCTTATCTGTGACGAAACTTATGCACACGTAAATTATTCCGATCATGGTCCACTTCATCTTTCGGAAGTAATCGGAGATAAAGTCCCCGGAATGGCGCTTAGATCCATTTCCAAGGAATTTCCCTGGCCTGGAGGACGTTGCGGATGGTTGGAAATATTTAACAAAGAGAAAGATCCGGTTTTTAGTCGTTACGTAAAATCGCTGTTAGACGCAAAGATGCTCGAAGTATGTTCTACTACTTTGCCGCAGATGGCAATTCCAGAAGTGTATTCTCATCCTGGTTTTATTCCTCATTTAAAAAGAAGAAACGAAAAATTCAAAAAACGTGCACACGTCGCAACCGAATATTTTGCAGGATTAAAAGGGGTCAAGGTAGTAGAGCCAAAAGGAGCTTTTTATCTTACGGTCGCTTTTGACGACGGCGTCTTAAATTCTTTTATGAAGTTGAACGTTGAAAATAAAAAGGCGGACCAATTTATCCAACCTCTATTGGCTTCTGCGGCAAACGACAGAAGGTTTGTATATTATTTACTTGCGTCTACGGGTATTTGTGTGGTTCCTTTATCTGCGTTTTGTACTTTAAAGGACGGATTTCGCGTAACGTTGTTGGAGGAAAACGAGGAAAAATTCAACTGGATTTACAAAACG